AACGCCAAAAAGACAAAGACTTGAGAAAAGCAGAAAAGGAGGCTGAAAAGGAAGAAAAACGATTGGAACGAGAACGCAAAAGAGAAGAAAGAAAGGAAGAGGGTAAGGAAAATGTGTTTGACCATTTGCGGAATATATTTGGGAAAAAGAAGAAAGACTAGCACGACAAAAATCAAAAACGTGGTAGTTCTTTAATCACTATTGGGCAAATCAAACTTCAAATATCGTTTATCATACATAGAACCACCTTTTTGATATACCACATAGTTTAGTGCAAATTGTACTAGGTCAGTCACCTTCCAATCATTAGAAGTATCTTTCTTTAGTTGGATAAAGTATTGAATATCAATTCTTTTTCATAAAAATGGTTTGAATAATGGCATTGTTACTATTCAAATATTTGTAGAAATTAAATGATTAAAGAACAATATCAATTGAAGTACGCATCCTTGAATGATGCGAAAAATCGTCTTCTTGGGAGTAGGCTATCAGAAGTGTAAAAGGTTTATCTTTCAGCAAATCATAATGGTATTTGTCCAGCGAATCAGCATTTATAGAAAACCGAATAGTAGTTCCTGAATTATCTTCTTTGCCTTCAATATTCGATAGGTGATTTGTGCCGCCCATGCTTTCTACTGTCTGGTGGTCGCCAAAACCCACGATGTACCGATCGCTAACCGTAATTCCGTTTTCCACTTTGCCCATGATGAGGTTATTACCTACCAATTGTGATGTTTCATTGAAGCCAATCGCTACCCACCCTTTTGTTGGTGCAAAGACTTCAAAATCAACTTTATCACCGTTGATTTGCCAACAGATTTTCATGCCGTTTTTTTCAATTTGTTTCACTGGATTAAAATTTGCAGGTATAGTTGCCATTAATCCATACAAGGTGATTAAAAAAAGAGAGAATGTTTTCATGTTATATTGTTTAATCAATTATTGATACATCAATTTTTAGTGCAAAAAAATTTTCTAACTAAAATTATCGAATATTTTTACCAACATTTTGGAGAGATTATCCAATTCTGCTGCTGCGATGCCCTCCATTCCTTTAGCTCTGATATTAACTGCCAATGGTAAGATTTTACCAATCAATAACTTGCCAGAATCAGTAGTATATAACTCATAGGTTCTTCTATCATTGGGCATACTTCTTCTTTCTACCCAAGTTTTTCGCTCCAAAACATCCAATATTCGAGTGACAGAAGCGGGTTCTTTGAAGCATTTTTTGGCGAGTTCAATTTGATGAATGCCCTCGTTTTCATGGATGCTTTTCAACACTACCCATTGATCACCTGTGAGGTCAATTCCTTCTTTTTTGAAGCAATCATTCTTGTATTTTTTGAATTGCTTGTAGGCTTTTTCCAAGTGAAAAAGGTAAATTTCATTTAAGTTTTGATGCTCCATATTGTTTCGTTGACTTATTAAACGTTGATTTATCAACAAAATTAAAATAAAAAATAGAGACTTCCAAAAAAACTTTTGATTTGCTCTATCCCTACTTCAAATCTCCAAATTTAGCGATATTTGAGGTTTTGAGCGTAAAATCTTCTTTTATAATGAGTGATACTCCGAATTCCTCCAAAAAGAGCAATCCAACCCTGAAAATATTTTTAGGATTGGTTGGTTTTCTATTGCTGTTCTTATTTTTTGTCAATCAAAACAGTCAGTCAGGTGGTGAAAAATCGAATACCACCGCCACTTCAAAATCAACGAATCAAAATCAAACAACTCAACCTTCAACAAATGACCCATTGAAGCGAATGAACGAAGAAGGTGCGGCATTGTTGGAGAACGGAAAATTGGAGGAAGCATTGGCTGTTTTCACCAAAGCTGCAAAAGAATTTCCAGATGCACCCGCTCCACTTCACAACATTGGCATTGTGTATGGTAAGAAGCAAGATTGGAAAAATGCTATTTTGTATTATCAAAAAGCCATTGCATTGAAGAGTGATTTTGAGGCTGCTCATTACAGCTTAGGAGTGGTTTATCAAACAATCAATGAGAAACAAAAAGCAATGGAAGCTTTTGAAGAATTGGTAAAAATTGCGCCCAATGATAAAAAAGGGCATCTACACTTGGGTATTCTCTACGATGAAAAAAGGCAGTTTGATAAAGCCCTGCAACAGTATCGTCAAGCCATTGCAGCTGATCCAAAATATTATACAGCGTACTACAATATTGGCAACACTTTTTTGGAAACCAAACAGTTGGACTCTGCTGCTTTTTATTATCAAGGAGCAATCAAAATAAAACCTGATTATTCAAAGGCTTATGTGAATTTGGCACATGTTCTGAATCAAAAGGGAGATACTGTTACTGCACAGCAGTATTTTAGAAAGGCATTGGAGTTGGACAATTCATTGCAGGATAAGGTGAGGAAGTGAGATTGCTGTGATAGTAATCAGGAATATCAAGAAATGAATTTTAGGAAAATGGGATAAAGAAACGGAGTAACATGTGTTACTCCGTTTCTCTTAAAATTGTGTCTATCTTATTGATTATCCATTGTTTGTTTCTTCCTAGATAATTGTGTGTGGCGCTTCTAATACGCCAGCATCGCCCATTACGGCTTTTAAATCGTCAGTCCCAACGAAGGCTTCGAATTTTTCGATACTTTCCCATGAATTTATAACATAGGCTGTATTGGGTTCATTGTGCAGAGTGCCAATTGAGTAACTAAGCTCACCTGCGGCTTTTCTAATATCTGCAAAACCTTCAAATGCTTCTTTCCATTTGTTGAAATCTTGTACTTTGTGGTACATAAGTGTTTTAATCATGTTCGATTTTTTATTAAAGTTAAAAAAGCTAATATAAGATTTTTGTTTAAATAGTTGTAGTCTATTTTCAATTGACAATAGCATTTTAACTGATGTTCTGTGCAATCGGTCTATTAGTGCACAGTCACTATGAACGATTTGCATTTTTGGGGCAGTAAGTTTGGTGGTGAAACAGTTTAATACTGATATTGGGTAATGATTTGATTAAGAATGTATTGGGTGGCGTCATTTCGCACACGAACTATTTATAGCCTGATTTCTTTTTCTTTTAACTTCCTTCTTTATATTTTATCCGCCAATTCATGTAAAATCGAATCTAGGTCATCAATCATTTCGTTAACTTCTTTTTTTGTTTTGCCTTTGTTTCATGTTAAAAAATTAGAGGGTGAGAATATCTAAAATGAACATTTCTTTTCAAACAATTGAAAGAGATAGGGTTACTAAAGTTTGCTGTCGCCATATTAGGCATCAATAGTGAACTGTCGGATAACAAACTTTAAGCAGTTAGTTGTTTACGATATCACCTTATCATTCCATTATCTGTATATTTTACTGCCTCAAAATTCCTCTGATAGTAAAACTGTCTGCCAACATAGTGGTATGGTAAAAGGTTTTAGGCATTACGATAGCCGTATTGGAATCATTTTGAAGCGGTTGGTTATACATAGCTGTGTCGGGAAAAGCAGCCATTGCCAAACTATCTTGCATGTACTCAAAGTTGTTTTGGAGACTTTGCTCCATGTTGCTACCAAACCAAAAAGCAAGGGTCAACATCGCCAAGGCAATGCCCGAATTCATAGAAGAACGCACTGCAAACAAACTAGCAATGGCTACAAAAATGCTCTCCAGACCATTCCTCACCACTGATTGAGCCTCTAATTTATTTCTCAGATGGCTCTGAATAGCCGCTTTGGGGCGAAGCTTTGGGTTGATAATTGTGGCCTTTGAATAACATTGCAGTAATGCTTGGTATTGCTTGATTTGTGATTCATTGCCCAAATGTTGGAACAGGAAATCTCTTTCTGTCATATCCATTTCCTCAAAGGATTTTTCCTTCAATAGAGGTTCAATATCAAGTATGGTTTGTTTATGTTTCATGTCCGTATTTTTTAATGTTGGTAAGATGGATTATAGACCTCCAATTTTTCTGCAAGGCATTTGGTGATGTAAAACAACCTTGATTTTACTGTACCTTCCGAGCAGTTCATCACCTCGCTAATTTCCTTGATAGAAAAATGTTCTTGATAACGTAGCAAAAAAGTAGTTTGCTTGGTATCGTTCATTTGCGCCAACTCTTCGTATAGCAGCGTTTTGAAAGCATCGCAGTCCATTTGTTTGTCAATGTGTGGCAGTACAATGTCTTCCGATGTCGCATTGAAGTCACCGATATAGGCACTCCCATTTCGGCGAACCTCCAAACGGCGGTACTCATTCTTACACATATTGGAGGCAAGGGTGAAAATCCAAGTCGAAAATCGCCGACTTTCATCAAAAAGATGAGGCTTTTCGACTACCTTCAAAAAAAGGTCTTGCAAGAAATCCTGCGCCTTTTCCTCATTTTTTCCCAACATCCGATAGAAATAATGCAACATTCGCTGACTGTACCTTTCGTAGAGCGTATCAAATGCTTTGGCATCGCCCAAGCGAATCCACTGCATCAATTTTTCATCGTCCGATTTTTTGTATTTGTTTTTAAAAAACATCTTGAAGATTTCGGTGTCTAATTGGCAAATTTCAAAAGGGTTTACACGCCTTGTTGAAGTAGGTTCAATTGTTTGATTAAAAAAGTCAAAATAATTTCTCCGCTTGCGCCAAACTTTCAGGCTTGCCCACATCCAGCCACGTCGAATCGTCACTAGAATAGGCCATAATCGTTTCCGTTTTTGCAGCCTGCAAATAAGTTTCAATAATCGAAAAAGCACTTTCGCCAGCAGGCATGTATTGAAAAATAGCGGGGTTAATCACCTGAATTCCACTAAAAGCCAGTGCATTAGGCTGCAATGACGCTGCAAAATCTCGCACCATTCGCACTTCACCCGTTTTCACATTTTGCCAGCCACACAAACAATCCTTTTCGTCAAACAACAAATACCGAGATGTTTTTCGATTCCGAACCACCAAAGTTGCCAAAGAATTGGTTTGCAAATGTGTCTGATACAAAGTCGCTAAATCAACGTCTGACAAGACATCTACATTGTGTACTAGAAAAGGTTGTTGGTCGTCTGCTGCAAAGAATGCCTGTGCTTTTTGAAGTCCGCCCCCAGTTTCGAGTAAGCAATCGGTTTCGTCTGAAATGTGAATGCTGATGTCAAAATGGTCTTTTGCTTCTAAAAACGATACAATTTGTTTTGCAAAGTAATGAACATTGACTACTATTTCATTGAAGCCAAACTGCTTCAATCGCTGAATGACCATTTCGAGTAGGGGAGTGCCATTGACTTCAACGAGTGCTTTGGGTTTGTGATTGGTCAAAGGACGCAAGCGAGTGCCAAGGCCTGCTGCAAAAATCATTGCTTTCATTTTGTGTGGGGTTTTGAATTTTTAGACAAAAGACACAAGTACAAAGACAAAAGAGGTAGGCATTTGGTTTTGAGCGAAGTATGATTTCAATGTAAATCTACAAAAATCTTTCTGTTCTTTATTACCTTTGCTGCTTACTCAAAACTTCAGCAAATCAATTCCTTTCCATGCAAATAGACATCATCACTGTACTACCTGAGCTTTTAGAAAGCCCTTTCAATCACTCCATTATGAAGCGGGCGCAAGAGAAAAACTTGCTGACTGTTCGATGTCACAACCTCCGAGACTATAGTACCTTCAATCAAAAACAAGTAGATGATTACCAATTTGGAGGAGGCGCAGGAATGGTGATGATGATTGAGCCTATCTTGAACTGTATTGAAGCATTGAAGGCGGAAAGAACGTATGATGAGGTGATTTACCTCACGCCCGATGGTGAACTGTTTGAACAAAAAATGGCAAACCGTTTGTCGCTTTGTGAAAACCTGATTTTGCTTTGTGGACACTACAAAGGCATTGACGAAAGGGTGCGAGAACATTTGATTACCAAAGAAATATCCATCGGTAGTTATGTGCTTTCGGGAGGAGAGTTGGCAGCAGCCATAGTGGTAGATGCACTTGGACGATTGCTGCCTGGTGTTTTGAGCAATGAAACCTCTGCTTTGGAGGATTCTTTTCAAGATGATCTCCTTGCACCACCTGTCTATACCCGTCCTGCCGACTACAAAGGCTGGAAAGTTCCCGAAATTTTGCTGTCTGGTCATGAGGCCAAAATCAATGAATGGCGCACACAGCAAGCATTGAAGCGAACAGAAGAACGCCGACCTGATATCTTCAAAAAATGGAAAAATCAATAGTACAACTTCAAATTCAAAGTATAAACTCAATTGTGAAAACATACTGATTTTCAGACGGTTAGTAGCCTGTTTAGCACAGGGATTTTATCTGCATAATTTAAGTGAAAAGAATGGTAAAAAGTATTTATCACACCAATTGTAAATGTTTGCTTACTAACCTAGTTATCTACAACAAAATGGCAATAAAACACAAACAAAACCGAAAAAAAAATGGTAGATTTGACCAATTTTTTTCGTAAAACCCACGAATGAAAGACACATAACACAAAAATTTTGATAATTAATATGGCTGAATTAAAGAACGTTTTAAGTCCTGAATCCTTAGAGTTTCTTGAAAAGTACCTCAATACATCTTCCCCAACAGGTTTTGAACACAAAGGTCAAAAAGTGTGGTTGGAATATATGAAACCTTATATCGACGAATATCAGGTTGACAACTATGGTACAGTGTATGGTGTAATCAATCCGGGACAAGATTATAAGGTAGTGATTGAGGCTCATGCAGATGAAATTGCGTGGTTTGTAAATCATGTGACGAGTGACGGCTTTATCTATGTGATTAGAAATGGCGGTTCTGATCCTTTGATTGCTCCTTCAAAACGTGTCAATATTTATACAAGAGATGGGAAAGTGGTTAAAGGTGTATTTGGTTGGCCTGCAATTCACCTACGCCATGGTGAAGAGAGTAAAATCACACCAAAAATTGACAATATTTTCATTGATATAGGATGTAGCTCCAAAGAAGAAGTAGATGCCTTGGGGATTCATGTCGGTTGTGTGATTACCTTTGAAGACGAATTTATGACCCTCAATGATCGCTATTTTGTTGGCCGTGCATTGGACAACCGTATGGGAGGATACATGATTGCACAAGTTGCTCGATTATTGAAGGAAAACAACATTCAACTTCCTTATAGTTTGTATGTCGTTAATTCAGTGCAAGAAGAAGTGGGACTTCGTGGCGCACAAATGATTACCGAAACCATCAAACCCAATGTGGCTTTGGTGACTGATGTAGGACACGATACGACTACACCGATGATTAGCAAAATAAAATTTGGTGAATTCAAAGCGGGGTTAGGCCCCCAATTGGCGATTGCGCCTGCGGTTCACAACAAATTTTTGGACTTGATTTTTGAAGCGGCAAAAGAAAATAATATCCCTTACCAACCCGAAGCCAATTTCCGTTCTACGGGTACAGATACCGATGCTTTTGCCTACTCCAATGGAGGTGTTGTTTCTGCATTGTTGACGCTCACACTCAGATACATGCACA
This window of the Chitinophagales bacterium genome carries:
- a CDS encoding DOMON domain-containing protein encodes the protein MKTFSLFLITLYGLMATIPANFNPVKQIEKNGMKICWQINGDKVDFEVFAPTKGWVAIGFNETSQLVGNNLIMGKVENGITVSDRYIVGFGDHQTVESMGGTNHLSNIEGKEDNSGTTIRFSINADSLDKYHYDLLKDKPFTLLIAYSQEDDFSHHSRMRTSIDIVL
- a CDS encoding MarR family transcriptional regulator; translated protein: MEHQNLNEIYLFHLEKAYKQFKKYKNDCFKKEGIDLTGDQWVVLKSIHENEGIHQIELAKKCFKEPASVTRILDVLERKTWVERRSMPNDRRTYELYTTDSGKLLIGKILPLAVNIRAKGMEGIAAAELDNLSKMLVKIFDNFS
- a CDS encoding tetratricopeptide repeat protein — encoded protein: MSDTPNSSKKSNPTLKIFLGLVGFLLLFLFFVNQNSQSGGEKSNTTATSKSTNQNQTTQPSTNDPLKRMNEEGAALLENGKLEEALAVFTKAAKEFPDAPAPLHNIGIVYGKKQDWKNAILYYQKAIALKSDFEAAHYSLGVVYQTINEKQKAMEAFEELVKIAPNDKKGHLHLGILYDEKRQFDKALQQYRQAIAADPKYYTAYYNIGNTFLETKQLDSAAFYYQGAIKIKPDYSKAYVNLAHVLNQKGDTVTAQQYFRKALELDNSLQDKVRK
- a CDS encoding antibiotic biosynthesis monooxygenase, with translation MIKTLMYHKVQDFNKWKEAFEGFADIRKAAGELSYSIGTLHNEPNTAYVINSWESIEKFEAFVGTDDLKAVMGDAGVLEAPHTII
- a CDS encoding sigma-70 family RNA polymerase sigma factor codes for the protein MFFKNKYKKSDDEKLMQWIRLGDAKAFDTLYERYSQRMLHYFYRMLGKNEEKAQDFLQDLFLKVVEKPHLFDESRRFSTWIFTLASNMCKNEYRRLEVRRNGSAYIGDFNATSEDIVLPHIDKQMDCDAFKTLLYEELAQMNDTKQTTFLLRYQEHFSIKEISEVMNCSEGTVKSRLFYITKCLAEKLEVYNPSYQH
- a CDS encoding nucleotidyltransferase family protein — encoded protein: MKAMIFAAGLGTRLRPLTNHKPKALVEVNGTPLLEMVIQRLKQFGFNEIVVNVHYFAKQIVSFLEAKDHFDISIHISDETDCLLETGGGLQKAQAFFAADDQQPFLVHNVDVLSDVDLATLYQTHLQTNSLATLVVRNRKTSRYLLFDEKDCLCGWQNVKTGEVRMVRDFAASLQPNALAFSGIQVINPAIFQYMPAGESAFSIIETYLQAAKTETIMAYSSDDSTWLDVGKPESLAQAEKLF
- the trmD gene encoding tRNA (guanosine(37)-N1)-methyltransferase TrmD — encoded protein: MQIDIITVLPELLESPFNHSIMKRAQEKNLLTVRCHNLRDYSTFNQKQVDDYQFGGGAGMVMMIEPILNCIEALKAERTYDEVIYLTPDGELFEQKMANRLSLCENLILLCGHYKGIDERVREHLITKEISIGSYVLSGGELAAAIVVDALGRLLPGVLSNETSALEDSFQDDLLAPPVYTRPADYKGWKVPEILLSGHEAKINEWRTQQALKRTEERRPDIFKKWKNQ
- a CDS encoding M42 family metallopeptidase — translated: MAELKNVLSPESLEFLEKYLNTSSPTGFEHKGQKVWLEYMKPYIDEYQVDNYGTVYGVINPGQDYKVVIEAHADEIAWFVNHVTSDGFIYVIRNGGSDPLIAPSKRVNIYTRDGKVVKGVFGWPAIHLRHGEESKITPKIDNIFIDIGCSSKEEVDALGIHVGCVITFEDEFMTLNDRYFVGRALDNRMGGYMIAQVARLLKENNIQLPYSLYVVNSVQEEVGLRGAQMITETIKPNVALVTDVGHDTTTPMISKIKFGEFKAGLGPQLAIAPAVHNKFLDLIFEAAKENNIPYQPEANFRSTGTDTDAFAYSNGGVVSALLTLTLRYMHTTVEMVHKEDVESVIKLMYYTLQKIENNHDFRYFS